The genomic segment TGGGCCGCAATTCTGGCGTCAGAACAAGGCCTTTCTGCCGCGCACCTCGTTCGGCTCGATCGCGAATCGCGTGTCGTACTGCCTCGACCTGACCGGGCCGAGCCTCGCGATCGACACGATGTGCTCGAGTTCGCTCGTTGCGATCCACGAGGCCTGCGAACGGCTGCGCCGCGGCGATTGCGACATCGCGATCGCGGGAGGCGTCAACCTGTACCTGCATCCGGCCAACTACGTCGCGCTGTGCTCGGGCCACATGCTGTCGCCCGAAGGGCGCTGCCGCAGCTTCGGCGCCGGCGCGGACGGTTTCGTGCCGGGCGAGGGCGTGGGCGCCGTGATCCTGAAGCCGCTCGCGCTGGCGCGGCGCGACGGCGATGCGATCCATGCCGTGATTCGCGCGAGCGGCATCAATCACTCGGGCAAGACGCACGGCTACATGGTGCCGAGTCCGGCGTCGCAGCAGGCGCTGATTCGCCTGACGCTGGCGCGGGCCGGCTGCGATGCCGCATCGATCGGCTATCTGGAGGCGCACGGCACGGGCACGGCGCTCGGCGATCCGATCGAGTTTCGCGGCCTCGTGCAGGCATTCGGGGAACGCGGCGCCGGCGTGCAGTGCGCGCTTGGTTCGGTGAAATCGAACATCGGGCATCTCGAGGCGGCGGCGGGTATCGCCGCGCTGACGAAGGTCGTCCTGCAACTGCGCCACCGCAAGCTCGTGCCGACGCTGCATGCCGCCGAGTTGAATCCGGAGATCGCGCTCGACGGCAGCGGCTTCGTGATGTGCGACATGTTGCGCGACTGGACGCCGCAGCCCGGCGCGGATGCGCCGTTGCGGGCCGGCATTTCGTCGTTCGGCGCGGGCGGCGTGAACGCGCATCTGATCGTCGAGCAGTACCGCGACGCCGAGGCGGACGCCGCCGCGCGCAACGGTGCGGACGAGGGGGCAGCGCCGGCCGTGTTCGTGCTGTCCGCCCGCAACGCGGATAGGCTCGACGCGTACCTGGACCGCATGATCGCGTTTCTCGCCGATGGCGGCGGCCCGCTCACGGCGCTATGCCGCGAACTGCAGACAGGCCGCAGTGCGATGGCGGAACGTTGCGCCGTCGTCTGTCGTTCGACGACGGAACTGCTCGAGGTGCTGCGCGCGCATCGGCGCGGCGAGCCGGTCGAGGGCTTCCACCGCGGCCGTATCGTCGATGTCGATGTCGCCGCCGATGCCGATGCGGTTGCGCCGGACGATCTCGATGCCTGCGCGCGCGCCTGGGTGCGCGGCGCCGACATCGATTGGCGCGTCGGGCAGGCTCCGCCGTGCGCGCGGCCGGCTCGTGCGATCGCCGTACCGACCTATCCGTTCAAGCCGCAGCGTTTCTGGCTCGATACGCTCGCGCCCGCGCTGGCGCTCGATGTTGCGGCGGGTGACGCCGTCGCGCGAGCCGCCGACGCCGCGACGGGCGGGCCGCACGCGTCTTGCGCCGGCGCGATCCGGCTGCCCGCGCCGCGCCGCTTCATCGCGCCGGGCGGCATGCTGTCCGACGCGCGGATCACGCTGATGTCGCCGGCCGAAGCCGCGCGCTCCCGATCGGCAGCGCATTCTCCCCAACCCGACTCGACGGCGCGACGCGCGCCGGCCGCCGAGCCGCTCATCGCGCGGCGCGACGACGCGCATCCCTCGCTGCGCCATGTCGATCTGCCCGCCGGTTGGAGCGCGGCGGATCTGGTGGCGCGGCTGACCGAGCTGTTCGAGCTGTTCGAGCGCCCGGTGTCGGGCGAGCCGGTCGACGCCGTGCTGCTGCACGGCCCGCGCGACGGATTTCACCACGCCCTCGACGATGTGCCCGACGGCGCGCTCGCCCGGCTCGTCGCCGCGATCGGAGGCGCGCCGCCGGTCGTGCTGGCCGCGCTCCCTGGAGATGCGATCGGTCTCGGCTGGTTGATCGGCGCCGCCTGTGATCTGCTGATCGTCGACTCGGGCAGCCGCTACGGCTGCGCGACGCCCCCGTCCGGTGCGGCCGAAGAACTGCTGAGCGCGCGCTTCGGCGCGCGGCCCGGCGCCGCCGCGATGCTGTCGGGCGCGGTGCGCACGGGCGAGACCTGGCAGGCGGCGAATCTTGGCCTGCATGCGGTGCCCGCGCAGGCGATGGGCGGCGAGGCGCTCGCGGCGACGCAGGCGCTCGTCGCCGGCGGCGGCCGCGCGGCCAGCCTGCTCAAGGCGCACTGGCGCGGCGCGTTCTTCTCGGAGGCTGGCGCGCTCGGCGCGCCGTCGTCGTGGCCGGTGCTCGCGGATCGCGCACACGAGCCCGAACTCGCGGACGTCGCCGCCGCGGCCGATTCCGGCCGGCCAGTGGCGCTGCCGCATTCGTGCGTCGAGCTGACGCTCGACGATGCCGGCGTCGCGGTCGCGCGAATCTCTGATCCGGCCACCCGCAACGCGTTCACGCCGGCGCTCGTTGCCGCGATGGAGGCGGTCGTCGCTTGGGCGAGCGAGACACCCGGGTGCAAGGTGCTGATCCTGACGGGCCACGGCCACTATTTCGCGACGGGCGGGACCCGTGAGGGCCTGCAGGCAATCCAGCAGGGCAACGCGAAATTCACCGATGCGCGTCTCTACGAGCTGCCGCTCGCCTGCCCGGTGCCGGTGATCGCGGCGATGCAGGGCCACGCGATCGGCGCGGGCTGGGCGATGGGGATGGCTTGCGACGCGGTGCTGTTCGCCGAGGAGAGCGTCTATCACAGCCCGTACCTGTCGTATGGCTTCACGCCGGGCGCGGGCTCCACGCTCGTGTTCCCGATGCGGCTCGGCCTCGACCTGGGCCGGGAAATCCTGCTCGGGGCGCGGCCTTACAAGGGGCGCGAGTTGCGCGAGCGGCTGCCCGGCCTGTCGGTGGCGCCGCGCGGCGAGGTGCTCGCGCGGGCGCGCCGGATTGCTGCGCAATGGTCCGCGCAGCGGACACGCAACGAGCTGATCCGCGACAAGCGGCAAGCGCTTGCGGCGCTCGCGCAGGCCATGCCTGCGGCGATACGCAAGGAACTCGCGATGCACGAACAGACGTTCCATCACAACCCCGACGTGGCGCGGCGGATCGATCGCGCGTACGGTGTCGGCGCGACGCCGGCCGCCGACATGCCGAGCACGCCCGCGCGCGATCTGGCGGCCTTGCTGAAGTCGACGCTGGCCGCGGAAATCCAGCTATCCGCCGACGAACTCGACGACGAGGCGGGCTTCGTCGATCTCGGCCTCGACTCGGTGACCGCCGTGACCTGGGCCCGCACGCTCGGCCGGGCGTTGTCGATCGAGCTGACGCCCGCGCACGTCTATCAGTATCCGAGCGTCGCGAAGCTGCTCGCGTACCTGCGCGAAGCCACGGATGGCGTGGCCGTGCGCGGCGACGTCGGCGGGGCGGATGCCGTGCCGGCCGCCGCGCCAGCGCCCGGGCCGAAACCCCAGCCAACGCTCGAGCCGACGCCCGCGGCAGCGGCCGGCATCGCGATTGTCGAGATCGTGCGGCAGACGCTTGCAGCCGAGCTGCAGCTCGACGCGCAGGACATCGACGCGCACGCTAGCTTCGTCGACATGGGGCTCGACTCGGTGACCGCGGTGACCTGGGCGCGCAAGCTGCATGAGCGGCTTGCCGTCGACCTGTCGCCGACCCAGCTTTACCAGCATCCGAACGTGGCTGCGCTGTGCGCCCATCTATCCGACGCGGGCGCGTCGGCCGGGCCGGACGCGGCGGCGCACGCGGCTGCGGATCGCGCCGCGCGGACAGCGGCATCGGAACCGGCGTCTCGGCCGGCGCTTCAACCTGCGCCGCCCAGCATCGCTGCGCAGGCGCCGGCACTCGCGACCGTCCAGGCGCCGCCCGCCGTCGGATCGACACCCGAGCCGCCGCCGACGCCCGCGGATGCGCCGCGTCGCGCCGCGTCGGCCGAGCGCGTCGACATCGCGATCATCGGGATGGCCGGCCGCTTTCCCGGCGCGGCCGATCTCGACGCGTTCTGGCGCAACCTCGTGGAAGGGCGCGACAGCATCGTCGAGGTGCCGCCGCACCGCTGGTCGCTCGACCGCCACTACGACCCCGATCCGCAGGCAAAAGGCAAAACCTACAGCCGCTGGATCGGCCTGCTCGACGACGCAGACGCGTTCGACGCCGAATTCTTCGGCATCTCGCCGCGCGAGGCCGAGCATATGGACCCGCAACAGCGCGTCTTCATGGAGAACTGCTGGCACGCGATCGAGCACGCGGGCTACAACCCGTTCAGTCTCGCCACGCAGCGCACGGGCCTGTTCGTCGGCTGCGCGACGGGCGACTACGCCGATCTTGGCCGGCGCGACGAGGCGGGCGCCCAGTCGTTCATGGGCGGCGCGAGTTCGATCCTGTCGGCGCGCATGCCGTATTTCCTCAATCTCGACGGCCCGTGCCTCGCGATCGATACCGCCTGTTCCTCGGCGCTCGTCGCGGTCAACGAGGCATGCAACAGCCTGCTGCTCGGCAACTGCGACCTCGCGATCGCGGGCGGCGTCTGCGTGATGGCCGGCCCGACCCTGCACATCCTGTCGAGCAAGGCCGGCATGCTGTCGCCGACCGGCCGCTGCCGCACTTTCGACGGCGCCGCGGACGGCTTTGTCCCAGGCGAGGGCGTGGGCACCGTGCTGCTGCGCCGGCTCGACGAAGCGCTTGCCGCCGGCGACACGATCCACGGCGTGATCCGCGGCTGGGGCATCAACCAGGACGGCCGCACCAACGGCATTACCGCACCGAATCCCGACGCGCAGCGGCGTCTCGCGAGCGGCGTCTACCGCCGCTTCGGCATCGATCCGAAGCGGATCATGATGGCCGAGGCGCACGGCACCGGCACCAAGCTCGGCGATCCGATCGAGGTACGGGCGCTGACCGAAGCGTTTCGCGAATTCGATGCCGGCACCGGCTACTGCGCGATTGGCTCGGTCAAGAGCAACATCGGACACCTGGCCCTCGCGGCGGGGATCGCGGGGCTGCTCAAGGTGGTGCTGAGCCTGCGGCATCGAACGATTCCGCCGACGCTCCATTGCGAGTCCGTCAACGAGCATATCGATCTCGCGCGCTCGCCGTTCCACGTGCCGCGCGTGGCGCAGGCGTGGCGCACGGCCGACGGCGCGCCGCGGATGGCCTGTGTGAGCTCGTTCGGCTTCAGCGGAACCAACGCGCACATGGTGGTCGAGCAAGCGCCGGCGGCCGCGCCGCCCGCGATCGCCGACGCGGCCTCGCGCGAGCAGTTGGTGGTGTTGTCGGCACGGCGCCCCGAGTCGCTGAGGGCCGCCGCCGCGCGGCTGCGCGATGCGCTCGTGGCGCAGGACGCGGCCGTTTCGGCGCCCCGTCTCGTCGACGTGGCCTATACGCTGCAAATCGGCCGCGCCACCTTCCGGCATCGTCTGGCGATCGTCGCTTCGTCGCTCGCCGGCCTGATCGAGCGGCTCGATGGCTGGCTCGCCGGCGGCGTCGATCTGCGGGCCGGCATCCACGAAGGCGCGGCGCCGGCCGCGCAGGCGGCCGACCGCTCGGCGCGCATTGCCCGGGCGCTTGCCGATGGCGATCCGCATGCGGCGGCGGCCGTCTGGGTCGCGGGCGGCGAGACGGGCGGCGAGGCGCGCGCGTTCGACGGCCTGTCGCCGCGCCGGATCGCGCTGCCGGGCTACGCATTCGTGAAGTCGCGCTACTGGATCGGCGGCGCGCCGCCGGTGATCGACCCGCCGCATTCGGCCGCATCGATTGCGTCGCCTGCATTGACGGCATCGACAGCGTCGGCAGCATCGACAGCATCGACAGCATCGACAGCGCGCGGCCTCGGCAAGCGGATCGCCGTGATCGGCGCCGGACCGGCCGGGCTCGTGATGGCCAAGTCGCTGCTCGAGGAGGGGCACCGGCCGGACGTGTTCGAGCGGCAAGCCGATCTCGGCGGCGTCTGGCTGCTGCACACTGAGAACAAGCGCGCGGGCGCCTACCGCAAGACGCGCTTCCAGACGTCGAAGTACACGAGCGCGTTCTCGGACTTCGACGGCGCGCCGGTCGACGGGCACTTTCATGGCGTCGCCGACATGCATCGCTATCTGCGCGACTACGCCGAATGTTTCGGCGTGACGGAGCGGATCCGCTATCGCACCGTAGTCCGCCGCGTCGAGCCGCACGGCGAGCAGTGGCGCGTCACCACCGAACGCGACGGCGTCGCGCATACCGGCATTTACGACGGCGTCGCGCTGTGCCAGGGGCTGTACTGGAAGCCGTGGCGGCCCGAGTTCGCCGGCCTCGATACCTTCCGGGGCACGATCCTGCATTCCGCCGAATACGTCGACGAGCGCTGCCTGAACGGCAAGCGCGTGCTGATCGTCGGCAACGGCATCAGCGGCATGGACATCGCGGAGGAGGCCGCGCGCGGCGCGAGCCAGGTGATCTGGACCATGCGCCGGCCGAAATTCATCATGCCGCGCATGACGGGCTTCGTGCCGAATGATTTCCAGTCGCCCGCGAGCCTGCTCGCGAACGTTGATCCGGCGCAGATGATGGAGCGCGTGCGCTATTCGATGCCGGAGTATTTCCGCCAGTACCAGGACAGCGGTCTGCTGCCCGATCTCGACGATTTCCGTCGCCAGCCGGTCGTGCAGATCAACGACGGCATCGTTTCGCTCGTCGCGAGCGGGCGCGTGGAGGCCGTCATCGACGAAATCGAGGCGTTCGACGCGCACGGCTGCCGCTTCCGGCGCAGCGGGCGCTACGTCGAGATTGACGCCGTGGTGTTCTGTACCGGCTACCAGATCGACGAACGGCTCGATTGCCTGCCGGACGTATCGATGCGCGCCGATTTCGCGATGGGGATCTTCCATCGCGAGCGGCCGAGCCTTGTCTCGACCTCGTGCCCGCTGCCCGTCGCGTACTCCGGCACCTTCTTCTTCCCCGAAATGGTTGCCCGCTGGTACGCGCGCGTGATGTCGGGCCGTGCGGATCTGGCCGGCAGCGAGCTCGACTATCGTCTCGACCGGCGCCATGCGGCGATCAACGGACCGATCGCGAACGTGGTGTTCGGGCTGCGGCTCGGCCTGTTGCCCGATCCGGCGCGCGAATTCCGCGAGTTCTGGCGGCTCGTGAATCTGCCGCCGTTTCCGCCGATCTATCGGCTGCGCGGCGAGCATGCGGACCCCAACGCGGCAGCGCGCCTGGCGGCGCTGAACCGCCGCAATCTGACGAGCGGCAGTGCCGGTGCGGCGCTCGACACGGTCCGCTACCGCCTGCTCGCAGGGCTAGGCGACGCGGCGCTGCGCGAGCTGCTCGCGCGCGGCGAGATCGACGAGGACGACTGCCGCCATGCCGGCCGGCACGCGGCCGACGCGATCACGCTCGACTGGAAGCGGCAATACATCCTGCGCGATGACGGCGCCGAGCCGCCCGGCGGCGAACCGGCGGCGGAACGCGCGCCGAGCCCGGGCAGCCCCGAGTGGGACGACTACCGGACGCTGTTGGCGCGGCTCAGGGCCGGGGAGCTGGACATGCAGGGCGTGCTGCACGCCCTGGCGAAACAGGACGACTGACATGAGCGACAACTTCAAGGCGTTATTCGATCGGCTGCGCAACGGCGCGCTCGACGAGGCTGACGGGATCGCGTTGCTCGCGCGTCTGCGCGATGCGTTGCGCGCCGACGACGCGGGTCGTGCGGGGGGCGCGGCCCCGGACGCGACCGGCGTCGATGCGGCGCGCCTGCCGCGTTTCGCGACGCCGCACTGGCATGCGCGGCCGTATCGCGAGGCGTCGGCGCAGGCGTTCGACACGGTGCTGTTGGTCGGCCAGGCGTGCGTCGCGGCTGCCTGGGGCGACGAACTGGCCGCGACCTTTCCGGGGGCGCGGATCGTGCGGATCGAGGCCGATGCGCAGGCGCCCGACGCGACGCGGCCGGAACCGGCGTTTCGCGCGCTCGACGCGGTGGGCGATGGCGCGCGCGTGGCCGTGCTGCTGATCGACGATCTCGCGCCGGAGCGCGCCGAACACGACGCCCACGCGCCCGATCGCTATCTGGCGTGCGTGCTGTCGGCCTTTGCGCTGGTGCGCGACCTGCTCGGCAGGCCCATCGCGCGCTGTCATCTGCTGCATCTGACGCCGCTGCGCCATGCGTTGCCGATCGGCGCCGCATGGCACGGGCTCGCCAAGAGCGCCGCGCTCGAAAGCCCGCGCTTCGCGAGCGGCGGCGTCTGGCTGTCCAACGCGGACCTCGGTCGCGCAACGCCCGCATTGGCCGCGCGCGAGCTGGCCGAGTTGGCGCCAGGGCAGTATCGCGACATCGGATGGATCGACGGCCGGCGCTGCGAACGCGCGCTTGCCGCGAAAACCGACGCGCTGGTCGCGCCGGCGGCCGAGCCGTTCTCGCGCGGCGAGACGGTCCTGATCACGGGCGGGGCGGGGGCGCTCGGTCTTGCGATCGCGGCGCGCCTGACGAGCCGTTTCGCGCTGCGCGTGGTGTTGTGCGGGCGCCGCTCGGCCGACGCGCTCGATGCCCGCCAGCGCGACTGGCTCGCGCGGCATCCGGCGGTCCGTTATGTCTGCGCCGACGTGAGCGATGCGACCCGGGTGCGCGCGCTGCTGGCGGAGTTCGGCGGTTCCGCGCCGCTCGCCGCGATCTTTCACGCCGCGGGCGCCATCGACGATGCGCCGCTGCGCGCGAAGCCGCTCGACGCCATCCGCTCGGTGCTCGCGCCGAAGGTGCTCGGCACGCAACTGCTCGACCGCCACGCGGCTCGTCTCGGCGTGCGCTACTTCGTTTGCTTTTCGTCGATCGCATCGTTGGCCGGCAGCGCCGGCCAGGCGGATTACGCGAGCGGCAACGGCTTCATGGATGAATATTGCCGGCTGCGGCAGGCGGCCGCCGACGCCGCGGGCGGCTGCCGCTACCTCAGCATCAACTGGCCGTACTGGCTCGAAGGCGGCATGCATGCCGATCCGCGTCGCCTCGAGCGGCTTGCCGCCGACAGCGGCCTTACGCCGCTCGGCATGGACGACGGCATCGACAGTCTGCTGACCTTGCTCCAACGTCCGGCGCCGCAGGTCGTCGTGCTGCCGGGCGAGCGTGCGGCGATCGACCGCGTGTTTCTCTCGACGCCGCAGCCTCCGCAGCCTCCGCAGCCTTCGCAGCCTCCGCAGCCTTCGCCGCCTCCGCAGACGCCCGCCGCGCGCGGCGCAGCGGACGATCTGCAGGACGGTCTGCGCGAGCTGGTCGCGCGGACGCTGAAGATGGAGACGGAGGCGATCGACGCCGACACGCCGTTCAGCAACTATGGCTTCGACTCGATCCTGCTGACGGAACTCGCGACCACGATCGGCCAGCGCTATCCCGGCCTGGCACTCGAGGTCGGCGTGTTCCTCGACCATCCGACGCTGCGCGAGCTGGGCGACTGGCTGCGTGCGCGCCTGCAGGCCGCCTGCGCCGGCGATGGCGACACGAGGGCGTCACGGCCCGGCGCCGCGGCGCCGCGGGCGGCCGATACGCTGCTCGACGGCTTACGTGCACAGGCCTCGACGATCCTGAAGCTGCCCGTGGCCGACATCGGCATCGAAACGCCGTGGTCGGAATTCGGTTTCGATTCGATTAGCCTCAACGAATTCGCGACGCTGATCGCGCGCGACTTCCCGACCGGCCCGCTCGCGACGGATCTGTTCCTGTCGTGCTCGACACTCGCCGAGCTGGCCGCGCATCTCGCGGCGCGCCTGCCGGCCGCGCCTGGGGCGCATCGCGCGCACGAGTCGGCGCCGCCGCATGCCGATCCCGCGCCGGCCGCGGCCGAGGAGATCGCGATCATCGGCATGGCCGGGCGCTTTCCCGGCGCGAACGACCTGGCCGGCTTCTGGCGCAATCTCGTCGAGAATCGCACC from the Burkholderia humptydooensis genome contains:
- a CDS encoding SDR family NAD(P)-dependent oxidoreductase, translated to MANYHLDIFGQVERNGLPRDAALDLLRHYRRSGCVDDTGAVRWLHAPPADAARRANGGARALLYCALTGREFFLADHRVDGVRVLPAAAYFEFVRAALRHAGFASAEGFALTHVSLERPLAIDGDGDDADRLLVVELLADARGRIGFTLASTGRALAEVAPCLDASPRAALAADAGLSVHCTGVYLPEPMPGVDAGTEAETGADTEADAPDARSGAPVYDADACYRFLAARGFEYGARQRALQRIVLHGPHRLHADLALPAPLAASLPAMWLHPSLLDGALQAAAGFYLAEPVGAEPGLPFAVDEIAVWRACEPRMRARVTRHAADAGATTRLDVALYGTDGRLCVALKGLTSRTRRARASRDDALLLARPEWRDEPLAADARAARQPARHRILLVGDLGRDGEGIAPGEAGAADALAAALQARWPAGSARPEIVRVECGPAPECDDPIETSLRLKHCLQDCFATPLQLSERLLVAIDDASPLVRSAHAMLKCVAAEYPECETRCVAWAARAGVGEIADALVDEALARDSADYVRYAARREARRWAPLAADAPAHGWRDGGRYLISGGAGHLGLAFAHDIATSVAAPRLFLLGRGDPDALDARQQARLREIADAGAHVTRYRVDVTDADALAEVVARIEREHGPLHGVLHAAGVAEDGLLVNKTDETWRRVMRPKVLGAANLDRVTRHMPLDCFVLFSSGSAVFGNVGQSDYAAANAYLAAYAERRHAAVESGRARGRSLCIHWPLWDGGMAAAMADAERLHRATGMRPMDAALGVEALRRALAAPCVELVAAAGDRRRLERSLTGAADAQLAEAGSASAGAAPAPERSRADAAALRGAAARLLQRIVAGELKLPPEQLRTDQPLDQYGIDSVDMMKATRELEKTFGILPKTLFFQYPSIDELAVHFAERHFAVLAAMAAPGAASRTAPTAAPRAVEGLIETPAETPAEAPAEAPAEAAAEAPIARRAFDATAPGDAARSDIAIIGLSGRYPRSADVAEFWDNLAGGVDAVREIPAERWDWRAFHRDGDGHRPGAHASRWGGFIDGVDEFDPLFFNISPSEAEIMDPQERLFLQHAWAALEDAGYSRGRLARERREREAAGIGTGAGETGVYVGVMYSEYIQCANNDPERLVGSSYASIANRVSYALDLRGPSLAIDTMCSSSLTCLHLACGELASGGIGMALVGGVNLNLHPNKYHLLSRGRFVSPRGRCHSFGADGDGYVPSEGVGVVCVKRLADAQRDGDPIYAVIRGSAINHGGKSQGYSVPQPQRQQDVIRQALKQAQVDARAISYVEAHGTGTSLGDPIEIAGLAGAFSRDTADTQFCAIGSVKSNVGHCEAAAGMAALTKVIGQMRAGELFPSLHAQRLNPHIDFAASPFAVVRERRPWAGVAGRRIAAVSSFGAGGSNAHFVLQDYARPGDDAIDDEGGGACLVPLSARTPEQLAQQAGALARYLADCARAPGGARHWHRPPAGLASIAYTLQTGREPWEARVAFIATSRDELLALLNGYLDGRPDPRRVFSGTRASGSRLLPLFSADQDSHALVENWFAKGKHAELLTVWAEGVDLDWARLYDGVGPRRPRRVNLPTYPFARERYWLPVPDVDTPHAAPERSGGADIAAAPSLGYRVPDWERLPDAAASDARARMAESEPDVLLCGWDADAAQRLAACWPADCGRIVGAAAHADTEAIDEAFTELALAVFANLQARLAAASGAAVRVQLLVPPGERGELLSALEAMLLSLAFEYPGFAGQLVLCGEVTSDAAARAMREQAELAARHPHATLVRFHDGELSRRVWRETDAREPAGSPWREGGVYLITGGGGALGIVLARHLAREMPSATLVLVGRRAASELAGTPAGASLDTLRAQGVAVEYRAADISDRAACEQLVADVARAHGALHGVFHAAGVARDGAASHKTAQTLREVLAPKVAGTVNLDRATRHLPLDFFVLYSSLSGAMGNAGQSDYATANAFLDRYAARREARAAAGACRGRTISIGWPWWDGDGMAPDGHAARLLREAGMLPLGADDGMRALKCALAHAGEHLLVVHGDAARMRAAAQAGEASAVPAGRGTSPAARDGADLDERVTGRLRELLGRLCKLSPQRIDPRAQFENYGVDSVRVIHLQQALGKHYPGIGSALLYEHTTLASLAAHLVAQHPVQSRAWAGEPEHADAPAAPEAEPPRATGGDNVRRAIGGDAARAAANPGDEDLIAIIGIAGRYPKAANLAEYWRNLAGGVDCIDEIPAERWSLDGFYVADKDEASRTGRSYSKWGGFLDGFADFDPQFFSIAPRDAWLMDPQERLFLQCAWEALEDAGYSREALVERHRARAGVFVGATKTGFELYGPQFWRQNKAFLPRTSFGSIANRVSYCLDLTGPSLAIDTMCSSSLVAIHEACERLRRGDCDIAIAGGVNLYLHPANYVALCSGHMLSPEGRCRSFGAGADGFVPGEGVGAVILKPLALARRDGDAIHAVIRASGINHSGKTHGYMVPSPASQQALIRLTLARAGCDAASIGYLEAHGTGTALGDPIEFRGLVQAFGERGAGVQCALGSVKSNIGHLEAAAGIAALTKVVLQLRHRKLVPTLHAAELNPEIALDGSGFVMCDMLRDWTPQPGADAPLRAGISSFGAGGVNAHLIVEQYRDAEADAAARNGADEGAAPAVFVLSARNADRLDAYLDRMIAFLADGGGPLTALCRELQTGRSAMAERCAVVCRSTTELLEVLRAHRRGEPVEGFHRGRIVDVDVAADADAVAPDDLDACARAWVRGADIDWRVGQAPPCARPARAIAVPTYPFKPQRFWLDTLAPALALDVAAGDAVARAADAATGGPHASCAGAIRLPAPRRFIAPGGMLSDARITLMSPAEAARSRSAAHSPQPDSTARRAPAAEPLIARRDDAHPSLRHVDLPAGWSAADLVARLTELFELFERPVSGEPVDAVLLHGPRDGFHHALDDVPDGALARLVAAIGGAPPVVLAALPGDAIGLGWLIGAACDLLIVDSGSRYGCATPPSGAAEELLSARFGARPGAAAMLSGAVRTGETWQAANLGLHAVPAQAMGGEALAATQALVAGGGRAASLLKAHWRGAFFSEAGALGAPSSWPVLADRAHEPELADVAAAADSGRPVALPHSCVELTLDDAGVAVARISDPATRNAFTPALVAAMEAVVAWASETPGCKVLILTGHGHYFATGGTREGLQAIQQGNAKFTDARLYELPLACPVPVIAAMQGHAIGAGWAMGMACDAVLFAEESVYHSPYLSYGFTPGAGSTLVFPMRLGLDLGREILLGARPYKGRELRERLPGLSVAPRGEVLARARRIAAQWSAQRTRNELIRDKRQALAALAQAMPAAIRKELAMHEQTFHHNPDVARRIDRAYGVGATPAADMPSTPARDLAALLKSTLAAEIQLSADELDDEAGFVDLGLDSVTAVTWARTLGRALSIELTPAHVYQYPSVAKLLAYLREATDGVAVRGDVGGADAVPAAAPAPGPKPQPTLEPTPAAAAGIAIVEIVRQTLAAELQLDAQDIDAHASFVDMGLDSVTAVTWARKLHERLAVDLSPTQLYQHPNVAALCAHLSDAGASAGPDAAAHAAADRAARTAASEPASRPALQPAPPSIAAQAPALATVQAPPAVGSTPEPPPTPADAPRRAASAERVDIAIIGMAGRFPGAADLDAFWRNLVEGRDSIVEVPPHRWSLDRHYDPDPQAKGKTYSRWIGLLDDADAFDAEFFGISPREAEHMDPQQRVFMENCWHAIEHAGYNPFSLATQRTGLFVGCATGDYADLGRRDEAGAQSFMGGASSILSARMPYFLNLDGPCLAIDTACSSALVAVNEACNSLLLGNCDLAIAGGVCVMAGPTLHILSSKAGMLSPTGRCRTFDGAADGFVPGEGVGTVLLRRLDEALAAGDTIHGVIRGWGINQDGRTNGITAPNPDAQRRLASGVYRRFGIDPKRIMMAEAHGTGTKLGDPIEVRALTEAFREFDAGTGYCAIGSVKSNIGHLALAAGIAGLLKVVLSLRHRTIPPTLHCESVNEHIDLARSPFHVPRVAQAWRTADGAPRMACVSSFGFSGTNAHMVVEQAPAAAPPAIADAASREQLVVLSARRPESLRAAAARLRDALVAQDAAVSAPRLVDVAYTLQIGRATFRHRLAIVASSLAGLIERLDGWLAGGVDLRAGIHEGAAPAAQAADRSARIARALADGDPHAAAAVWVAGGETGGEARAFDGLSPRRIALPGYAFVKSRYWIGGAPPVIDPPHSAASIASPALTASTASAASTASTASTARGLGKRIAVIGAGPAGLVMAKSLLEEGHRPDVFERQADLGGVWLLHTENKRAGAYRKTRFQTSKYTSAFSDFDGAPVDGHFHGVADMHRYLRDYAECFGVTERIRYRTVVRRVEPHGEQWRVTTERDGVAHTGIYDGVALCQGLYWKPWRPEFAGLDTFRGTILHSAEYVDERCLNGKRVLIVGNGISGMDIAEEAARGASQVIWTMRRPKFIMPRMTGFVPNDFQSPASLLANVDPAQMMERVRYSMPEYFRQYQDSGLLPDLDDFRRQPVVQINDGIVSLVASGRVEAVIDEIEAFDAHGCRFRRSGRYVEIDAVVFCTGYQIDERLDCLPDVSMRADFAMGIFHRERPSLVSTSCPLPVAYSGTFFFPEMVARWYARVMSGRADLAGSELDYRLDRRHAAINGPIANVVFGLRLGLLPDPAREFREFWRLVNLPPFPPIYRLRGEHADPNAAARLAALNRRNLTSGSAGAALDTVRYRLLAGLGDAALRELLARGEIDEDDCRHAGRHAADAITLDWKRQYILRDDGAEPPGGEPAAERAPSPGSPEWDDYRTLLARLRAGELDMQGVLHALAKQDD